From the Thermococcus guaymasensis DSM 11113 genome, one window contains:
- a CDS encoding ABC transporter substrate-binding protein, with protein sequence MGRKWLSLILAILFLSSIWAVPRVSASQGTELVLAVGKWKTLNPLTSSTVYGNVILNKVYEPLIRWDKSGTEVTGALAGKWEFKKEGDNKVLTFYLRKGAKWHDGKEVTAEDVKFTIELFKSDPSKFVNPDTLIINGLQEVKVVDKYTVQLVYNQSAAADKFLEMAFTTLYIVPKHVWEDKSVIPDPTASLEKPEQLIGCGPFKVVEVKPDEYVKLQAFEDYYLGKPEVEGVTFKILTDKNQFAMMVANGELDAGYFYFFGKYLEEFEKMVSGDPNVKIYRAPSKSTHLLAFNFNKWPYNNLEFRKAIAYALPVEKIVQKYYGTDGAKAGSMGFLGPFFGEYCKYMPKENLYPYDPDKAKEILDELGFKDVNGDGYRETPDGKPFKIYLLTRAPGDSFFRDAIGDEIANYLKAVGIKVEVDKAGDYWDKWGAGSWDMAIVGFVPNKPTDLVWFTSDNPGNRVGFSDKTYDETFEEFQRTGDPALAHKLEEMLANNVVFIALYHPIVATPYRVDRYKDWAPNPRFLTLGYWSLLGNPEKPTTTTSSEKSSTTTSSSKTPSSSTSTTSKGEKGLCGPAALVLLAVLPLLKRRK encoded by the coding sequence ATGGGCAGAAAGTGGCTTTCGCTAATACTGGCGATTTTGTTTTTGAGCAGCATTTGGGCAGTGCCACGGGTCAGTGCATCACAGGGAACCGAGCTCGTCCTCGCAGTTGGTAAATGGAAAACGCTTAATCCGCTGACCTCGAGCACTGTGTACGGTAACGTTATCCTTAACAAGGTCTACGAGCCCCTCATAAGATGGGACAAGAGCGGCACGGAGGTTACTGGCGCGCTCGCGGGGAAGTGGGAGTTCAAAAAGGAAGGAGACAACAAAGTTCTGACGTTCTACCTCAGGAAGGGTGCCAAGTGGCATGACGGCAAGGAGGTAACTGCTGAGGATGTTAAATTCACCATTGAGCTGTTCAAAAGCGACCCCTCAAAGTTCGTGAACCCCGACACACTTATTATCAACGGCCTTCAGGAAGTCAAAGTAGTTGACAAGTACACCGTCCAGCTGGTTTACAACCAGTCCGCAGCTGCCGACAAGTTCCTCGAGATGGCCTTCACAACGCTCTACATAGTCCCGAAGCACGTATGGGAGGATAAGAGCGTAATTCCGGATCCAACCGCTTCCCTCGAGAAGCCCGAGCAGCTGATAGGATGTGGTCCCTTCAAAGTCGTTGAAGTTAAACCCGATGAGTACGTCAAGCTTCAAGCCTTTGAGGACTACTACCTAGGGAAGCCTGAAGTGGAGGGTGTCACCTTCAAGATTCTGACCGACAAGAATCAGTTCGCCATGATGGTTGCAAACGGCGAGCTCGACGCGGGTTACTTCTACTTCTTCGGAAAGTACCTCGAGGAGTTCGAGAAGATGGTATCCGGCGATCCAAACGTCAAGATATACCGGGCACCATCGAAATCAACCCACCTCTTGGCCTTTAACTTTAATAAGTGGCCCTACAACAACCTCGAGTTCAGGAAGGCAATAGCCTACGCACTACCGGTTGAGAAGATAGTCCAGAAGTACTACGGAACTGATGGAGCGAAAGCGGGAAGCATGGGCTTCCTTGGCCCGTTCTTCGGCGAGTACTGCAAGTACATGCCCAAGGAGAATCTGTACCCCTACGATCCGGACAAGGCCAAGGAGATACTCGATGAGCTCGGCTTCAAAGACGTCAACGGCGATGGCTACAGGGAAACACCCGATGGAAAGCCCTTCAAGATATACCTCCTCACGAGGGCTCCCGGAGATTCGTTCTTCAGGGATGCGATAGGTGACGAGATAGCGAACTACCTCAAGGCAGTCGGCATCAAGGTCGAGGTTGACAAGGCCGGCGACTACTGGGACAAGTGGGGAGCAGGTTCATGGGACATGGCGATAGTCGGTTTCGTCCCGAACAAGCCGACCGACCTTGTCTGGTTCACCAGCGATAACCCGGGTAACAGGGTAGGATTCTCCGACAAGACCTACGACGAAACCTTCGAGGAGTTCCAGAGAACCGGTGACCCTGCTCTGGCCCACAAGCTCGAAGAGATGCTCGCGAACAACGTCGTCTTCATAGCCCTCTACCACCCGATAGTAGCAACGCCCTACAGGGTTGACCGCTACAAGGACTGGGCACCGAACCCGAGGTTCCTAACGCTTGGCTACTGGTCGCTCCTTGGAAACCCGGAGAAGCCAACGACCACAACTTCATCAGAAAAATCCTCCACAACAACGTCATCCTCAAAGACCCCCTCATCATCGACCTCAACCACCAGCAAAGGTGAGAAAGGCCTTTGTGGACCGGCGGCACTGGTGCTCCTTGCGGTGCTTCCACTGTTGAAGAGGAGAAAGTGA